Within the Catalinimonas niigatensis genome, the region AAGGGTAAGGGACTCAGTACGCCTTGTCAACCGCTACATTGGACTCATCAATACCGACAAGATTGCTTCTATGAAGCGCTTGCTGGATGCAATAGAGAAAGCAATCAAGCAGGGCAAGATCAAAAAAGAAGATGATTACTTCTCCGTGATCAACAACATCACCAAAAAGCTGAAGAATCACGCCAGCAAGCATACTGTTTTGGATGCCACCCAAACCGAACTCTCCGGTTTGCAGGATGTGCTCAAAAAATATGGTCTCTCTGCTGCCACTCCAAAAAGAAAAAAGTCAGTCAGCAGAAGAGCGGTAAGGAAAAAGCCAGTACTCAGAAAGAAGAGGGTAGCAAAAAAAAAGTCCAGGCAGCAACGATAGCTACTAAGTCCAAAAAGAAGATGCCAGATCAGTCGCTAGTGGTTGCCAAGACGGTTACTCCAGCCACCCAAAGCAACCCTACTGTTTTACCCGGCTTTCAAAGTGTGGACCAGCTCAAGAAATCTGAGAATACCTTCAAGCTAAAAGGAGATATAGGCAAACTCCTGGGAGATCTTGAAAAGTATATGCTGGCCCTTACGATAGAAGGGGATCAGGGAGCAGGTAAAACCAGGTTCACTTACCAGTTGGCCAATGCCTTTGCTGGCTCAGGTTTTAACGTGGGGGTGTTTTCCCTGGAAATGGGTGATAAATCCGACGTAGTGCGCAAGATGATCAATAGCTACATTACTAAACACAACAGATCAAGAGTACAGCTGACCGGAGAAGCCAGTGAGGGTATAGATACCATCCGTAAGCATGCCAAAGACTTTGATGTGGTCATTATTGACTCCTGGAATAAACTGGATGCTGATTCTTCTGAATTTGATAAGCTCAGAAAAGACTTTCCTGATACGATTTGGATTGTCATTTTCCAGCGTACTGTAAAGGGCACCATCCGGGGAGGCACTGCACCACTCTATGATGCAGGCATTAACCTTGAAGCTGTCAAATCAGATCAGGGATTTGAATACAACTTTGTGCAGGCAACCAAGAACCGCTACGGAGAAACCTTTGTCCCTTACTCAATGGCAAGTAAAAAGATCATCCGCACGATAAAATTAGAAAATAACGATACCGCAGTACCCGCATGAGCTTATTTACCGAAGTCCTGAGCAAACTAAAGCCTAAAAACTGGCAGCAAGGCAATCACTTCTTCCTGCTGGATTCTCACTACGTTGAGTTTGCCTATCAACCCACTGTCAATTACCCTTACGGCTCAATCGTGACCTATCAGGGCAAGTTCTACCAGCGCAATCAGGTCACTGCCGGTTACAATCCGGGCATCGCCCCAACCAACAGCAACTACTGGATTGCTGCCAATCCTGGCCGTGACCTGGGGGACTACTCAAGCCTGGCAGATCTGCAAGCTACTCACCCTGAGCCAGCTCCCGGCAGCATCGCTACCGTGGAAGATGAGGATGCTTTTTACAAGTGGGATAACGACAATCTGGAGTGGAAAGCCATCTCCGGAAGTGAGGGATTATTAGAACTCTCTATTTCTGTTCATTCAGATGATCATGTCAGCTCTCCCATTCTTTTTGTGGGTCGGATCAAAGACATTCTTATTCATGAAGGATATGATATCAGTGCTGTGGCTTTTCAGGCGAAAACCGATGGAGGCTCCTATACCTACTTGTCAAGTACTTACGCTTTACAATCCTGGATTGATACCAATATCGTATCTGAATATTCGCTCTGGTATTTAGAAGTAGTAGCAACGTTCACGGTCAGTTATGAAGGAGAGACTTCCATGTTGATGCAGTACAAAAAGTAAGTCATGAGAATAGTCAAATCTACACCCCATAAGCTTGAAGACAGAACGGCTGGCAGTCAGATCGGCTTCAACGGACTCAATCAGTATGCTAGTGCCGGTGTGAATCCAAACATCATCCATGCTGTGGATTACTTTAAGGACTTCACCATCTGCTTTTTCTTAAGGGTAATAGAACCTCATAGTGAAAAGACAGGTAATCCCGAAAATGCCTGGCCGTGGACGATGTACCAGCGTTTTGATGCTGGATCGGTTTTCAGATACAATGGCTTTGGTATCGTCACCTCTAAATCAGGAGCACCATCGGGCAAATACAGGATGCGCTTTATCATGGGAAGGGATAGACCGTATGAGGGGTATGTGGCAGGTGAGGCGAATGCCTCTTACCATAAAGGTGCGCTCTATCATATTGCTGTTACTTACAACAGCACCAGCCTTTTCCAATTCTTTGTGAACGGTGTGAAAATGCCCATGCACCCTACCACCAAATTAGGTTCTGGAGTGATTCAAGGCAGCATTTGGGACTATGGCCATCCTCCGTTTCTACTGGGTACTGGCCTGGACCTGCATAACATTCATGAGTACTACAGTGAAAGCAATACCTCTCATTTCATGGTCTTTAACAAGATTTTATCTCATGATGAAATTAAACCTATGGCCAAAAAAGGAAAAATACCTTCAAGTGCTAGAGGCACCTGTGTAGCGCATTATCCTTGTACCCAGCCCAATGGTCTACAAATATTTGATACTGTAGGGCAGTACAATCATAAAAAGCCTGTGTTGCTCTTTGGACAAGAGACCAATTTTTATATCCCTCATCCTGATAGAATCACAAGATTAGGGAAGAGGTACACCATTACGAATAATGCAGGTACAGCTACGGCGATTAACCTCGATGTCAATGGCGCACTGACAGACTATGAAAATGATGATGGTGTAGTTGTGCATGTCAGATACCGCACGAATGATATCTGGTTTATGTATGCCCGTAATGAGTCTGCCACTACTGCTTTACATACGCAAAACCTGGGCAATACTGCTGGTGAGTGGCAGGAAGCTTATTTTTACTGGAAGCATGATTATACTATTGATGTTGCCACCAGGGCCAATGTATACCTGAATTTTACCAATGGGGGAGGCTTGGGCAGTGCCTATGCTGTAGGCAGCTATATAGAGTTTGACTTTATTCGTATCTCAAAGCAACTCAAGCCTTTTCATGCTGATTTGGTAAACTTCACAGACCTTGAAACAGGTACATCGCTGAGTTCCTCTAATCAGGCATGGAAGGATTTCTATCAGAATGGTAAAAATTACCTGGCTCATCATTTTCAAATCTCAAACTATTACGGCACATCTTCCGGCCATGACATTGTGTTTTCTGCTTCCAATCATGCGAATTGGGCGATAGGATCAGATGACTTTGAATACTATGCCACTTTCTCAGCCAGCAGCTATGCAAATATGTCCATGAGGCCATTCTATAAGCCTGACACAAACTGGATAACCTTCACAGTGCACACAACGGCAGGACTAATCTTAGAAGTAAATGTGGGGAATGGGATGTATTTAGGCAAAATAGTAGCTGTTCAGCCTATTTCTGAGTTGTTTGTTCCTGGAAACATTCACACAGTCGCTTTCAAGAAAATTACCAATGATGCTGCCAACTGGAAGCTCATTCTGGATGGAAGGGAGCTAGATTTCATAGTTGAATCCAACACATTAGGAGCTACCGTTTTAAATAGTGTTGGCACTATCAGGTTTTTCAGCAATGCCGCTGCAAGCTTTACACTCAGAGCCTATGAGACTAAGTTCATCGTTGGAAACATCACAAGAGGGCATTGGCAGTGGAATAATAGAGCCGGGAGTACTGTCACTGACTTAACAGGTCATTCGGATATTACTATCAAGGTCCCAGATTCCCTAGAGTTGTATGCCGGAGGGAAATACTGGAGAGAGAATAAAAGCGATAAACCTGCATTAATCAATGCCCTGAAATTTACAGCTGCTACTAGAACCGTAGCCCAGATCAGCACTGAGGGCAATACATTTTCCAACCAAGAGAATGTGTCTTACCTGCTCTCTTTTTATTATCCTTATACGACTTTTGGACAGGGGACAGGCGCAACAGAGTTTTTGCTTTTTCATGGCAATCTAGCCTCAGAGGCAACAGAACCCAACAATTATGTGCTGATTGCCCTTCGGGCAGGAACCACAGAACTGCTTGTTCAAACGATGTCTACCACTTCGGGAGGGCTAAATTTTGTGACCGACGTAAAGCATGGAAAAGGCTTTCATTCCATCGTGCTCAATCTTCCCAAACTTTCCGACATATCCACTCAAAAAGCAGTCTTGTTCTATAATGGATCAAAGGCAGGTGAAGCCTGGTACAACAATACGGATGGAAACGCCAGAATAGCTCCCGTAGACCTTTCCAGGTTCAAATACTTTGCTGTAGGCAAAAACATCAGAACAACCAATCCCCTGGATTCAGATGCTTATGTGATTCAGACAGCTTTGACGCTGGACTATCACTTCTCAGCAAGGGAAGCTTCTCAAATGCACAACAATACCTTTTTTTCTGGGCCAAAGCTAAATGAATCACGCTTTCAGGTGCTACTTGATTATAACCGAGCGATCAACACCAATTCCCTGAAAAATCATGGTATCATCGGTGGTGATGCTGCCTTGTCCGGATTTGCTGACCTAGCTGGTGCTTTAACTTCTATCAACACTTTAAGATAACATGGAAAACAAAAGAGTATAAAAAATGGCATTAGATACTATTCAATTCAGAGGAAGAGAGTATTCCTTAAGTTATACCGACAATGACTGCTACATCAGCTATGTGGATGGTGATGGTTTGACTGTAGAGTACCGCATCATAGGTTTTCCCATAGTAGAGCCAAACGCGATATTGGTTCGCTACCAACGTAATGTAAAAAGACCTTCCGGAGAAGTGCTCCGCTCCGATACCATCTCTCAATACCGGGAATACGATGAGAGGGATATGTTTATGAAGGTAAAGAATCTGCCCGTGGAATACAGAGAGTTTGGATACAAACAATCTATCAATGGCTTGACCAGACGCTTACCTCTCTTTGATGGTAACGAAGAGGAAAAAGGTCATATGGTCTATGATTTTGCAGGTACGCTGGTGCAACCCTTGGTTTTTGATGTGGAAGCAACACAGGAAAGCCTGGAAGGTGCTGCGGATGCTACCCTTTCTATTACGGTAGTCAATGGCACCGGACCTTTTCAGTATAGTATGGATAAAGTGAATTGGCAAGATGAGAACTCATTCACAGGTTTAGCAGCAGGGGAATATACCGTGTATGTGAAAGATACAGCTGTGCAGTTTATTCATGTAGATGGGTTGCAAGATCATATCAGGTATGAGAAAGTATTCATTACTACCCTTGATCCACTGTTATGATCCTTTTACAAGTCATTGAAGCCACCAATGCATTGCTAGAGACAAGCAAGGAGCAGGGTTTTCTGGTGTTTTTCCTTTGCTTTCTGTTGGTGGTTTTGGGTGGCTTGATTTGGTGGTACATGCAAAAATTAGAAACCAAGAACCAAGCGATTCAGGATTGTTATAAAGATCAAATCAAAGTGGAACAGTCTGTACAGAAATACGCTAGTCAGGTAGATGAAAGGCTTAGGGAAATTAACTCAGCCATGAAAAACAATGATACTCATCTGCTAAGACAGTTGATTGCAGATTTAGGATTTTCAGTAAGAAACCAGCAAAGTAAACATGAATAAACGCATGAATAAGAGATTAATCCTTGGTATTGCAGTCCTCATCATCGTGTGGATCACAATAACGCTTACGCTTCACAATCAGGAAAAGCAACAGGAACTGATTGGTAAAATAGAGCAGCATATCCATCAACAAGATTCCCTCATCACTTCTTTAGTCAGTGTCAATGATAAGCTGGAAACAACGCTCTCTCAGCAAGATATTTTACTTGATCATCAAAAGAACCTTATCCACGGTTACCAGCGAGCCATTGATAGCTTGTCTGTCATTATGCAGTATCTTGAGCGTAGTGACTTGTCCAAGCGTTACGGCACAAGAAAAAGACAGCCTGGTCATTGAAAGGGTGAGCATCCCCAGATATTTATCCGGACAGATCAAACCTAGCGATGTAGTGATTGACAGGGAGACTTATCACTATCTGCTCAAGGACCTGGACAAGTATGATGCATTCAAAAGCAGGTTTGCAGCTTTGCAAAGGCAGAATGACAGCTTGTTTATGGAATTACGACTTCAGATAGATCAGCTAGACCAACTTTATCAGAAAGCAGATCTCTTGCAAAACAAGCTACTGAATAATCAGGTGGAGCTGATCCGTACAGAAGAATCGCTTAAAGATTATCAGGTGCGGTATGATGAATCTCTTGAGGATGCTGATCCGGAAGCAGAAAAACAAATCAGATATCGCACCCGCTTTGTCTTCCGGGATAAACAGGAAAAAAAGTGGTTTTGGATTACCTGGGGGATCTTTACATTGGTGCCTGCTGGTGTTGTGGTCCTTACAAGATAGGTATAGGCTACCAATTAAGCATTAGTATCAGTCATAGGAGTGGCCACTTGTGCTGCTGAACATATATTTATATTATTTCTTGAGCAATTATTTTCTTTGGTTCTTTGATCAGTATTAATGCAACGCCCATTATGTAACCTATTATTGATGATAAGGAATAGGCTGCATAAATTTCACCTGACCAGTCGCCATTAAAAGAGTTTATTATTGAGAATTGCCCATCATTTATTACAAAAATCAACTCGTATAAAATGATATAGAGAGTCAATCCTATAATCTTTTGTATTCTTTCTCTTAAAATTTTATTGAAAAGTAGTGCCAATAATATTCCAATTGGTAGCTGAATAACAAGGACAAGCCCCACAGTGAAAGGTGTCATTCCTACGTCTCCACCGGGTAAATTAGTATTAGTCACCCAGATCATAAAAGCTATCATTGTGAGGGCACTGTGAAAGCATAAATATTGAATCACTCTTTATCTATTAAATTATATACAACAATTCGTATGCAGTAACGCTTCGCTATTATGAGTGGGGTTTTGAAAACACTACCATTTCCAGCCGCTCATAGCCACGCCATTTATTAAATTTATTGCTTGTGGCGGACTTTCCAATCTCCACGAAAATATCCTAATCTATAAAACCCCATTCATTCATAGAATTTGTTGTGCTCCTGTCATTTCAAAAAATAAGCTCCAGCCTCACTGTTCACATAGTAAGAAGTACATAGTGAGCTCGAAATTACGGTATTATTCTTTGCAAGTTCGTTCCAGTAGTCAGCTTCTTCCTGTTTGCTGTTGTATAAAAATAGCGTTGGGCCAGAGGCATATCCTGGTGGTGGCGGAGGCGTTTCCGTCGGGGGAATCTCTCCTTCATTTAGTTTTGGTCTTTTGGGTGTTCGGTTAACAAATTTTGTAATAGAGGTTCCAGAAAGTATCATAGGTTCTCCAAAATCAAACCTTCGCGAACATCCATCACTTAAGAGCTGTGTAACTATTATCTCTTTAATCGTTGTATCGCCTTTCAGCACAGAATCAACTTTAAAAAGGAAATCAAATCCTTGGCTTCTATTATCCCAGCTTTTCCGTACTTCAACATTATAATTCATGTTTCTGACTGCATGACCAATAACTATGATTTCAGCCTTCTCAAAGGTCCTCTTTACTGACTCTTCATTTGTTGAAGGACATTCACAACATATTGATAGATGGATTTTAAGCGTAAGGAGCAAAAATGTCAGAATTATCCGCATATGTCTGAGTTATGTCGAAGGAGTACAACATTAAAAATAAACACACTATTTTTAAGAAGCATTAAAGTCACTTATTCTACTTCAACTTTCATCTTAGTATTAGGTTCATTTCAGCCAGTTCCTGCCCGATTTGATGGATACCTTCCAGAATCTTTTGTTGCTGCTTAGGAGAGGGCTTTTTCTTTCCCTGGGCATACTGGGAAAGGAGAGAAGCATTTAAACCAATCCGTTCGGCAAGTAATTTGGCATTGATGATTTTGTAGTCCTGAAAAAAGTGCTGCCAATCTATGTCAAACTGTATGTTTGAAGCATCAGCAAACATTCCTTCTTCTTCAAAATACAAGTTAACAGCTTCTACAGTATTGTTAAGCAGATCAGCTACTGTTTTTCCAGTAGTATAAATGGGGTAATTATTGGCGTAAGCTGAATAGCCGGTATTGGTTTTCTCAACAGTTACCGGTATTTTTTTTCTTAGTTTCTTCATTTTAAACCTGCGTCTTTAAGTATTTTCTTTTCCAGTCCCTTACCCACTTCCTGGCTACCATGATTAGGAAAAATAATAATCCCTTTTTTAGTTGGATGCTGCATCTTCACATGAGAACCCTTTTGAGATATGGGATACCAGCCATCTTTTTTTAGAATTCTAAACAACTCTGAACACTTCATTTAAGTAAATTTAACAATAAAAAGTAAATAATAATTTACCTTTTGATAAAAAAGAAGGGAGTAGATCAATTACTACCCCCTCATATGATTAAAACTGTTTTTTTACAAATTTCTAATAGCTTCTGTTTCCTTAGCTACTTTTACAGCTGATACATCAACATAATAACTTCTCGTCATACGAGTATCAGCATGACCATACATACCGGAGATACTTTCTATACTTACACCATTCTCCTGAAGTATATTTCCAAAGGTTTTTCTACCCACATGCGTAGTCAAATGCTTATCTATTCCTACCAGAAAAGCTACCTCTTTCAGATAACGGTTGTATTGTTGATTATCCAGTTCTGGTACTTTGTAATTCCACTTGATAAGTAAGTTTTTGGCGGTAGCAAACAATGGTATCTCACATTGAGCGCCATGCACCTTTTGTCGGTCAGCAAATATCCATTCTTGAGTATCAACACCGACTCCAATCCAGGATCTATCAAAATGCATGAGTTCAGCATAACTTAAGCCAGTGAAACATTGAAAAATAAAAAGCTCTGCTACCTGGCCAAGCCTCCAACTTGCAAATTTATGATCTATGAGTCTTTGAAGCTCATCTTGGGTAAGATAGACTTTCTTTTTGCGTTCTGCTCTTCGGTACTTATAGCTATTTAAAGAGTTGAATTCAATCCACTCCTGAAGTACAGCATAGTCCATCACTGTTTTTACAAAGCCTATAATTCGGTTGCAGTAGACCTGCTTGAATTTCATCTCCGTCCTCAAATATTCATCAAGTTTTGCAAGTGTCCGTACATTTACTTCTGAACAGAGAATTTTCATGTCCTTACGGTTAGCAAGAAAACGCTGTACATTTTTCATCTGCCTACCAAAGTTGCTGATTGTGCTGCGAGAGAGTTCAGGCTCACGGGCTCGGTGCTGGATGTACCCTGTCATGGCTTGAATAAGAGTAGCACGTTCTTTTAACTCACCAGTGTATAGGCTTTTTACAATACTGGGAGTGCATCGTTTTCCACGACGTTCCAAATCACTATGTATGCTTATTACCTCAGCTCTTATCTCAGTGAGCTTATGATTATAAACATCCGTTAAGCGATCGTTACCCTTGATATGGCCATTCCCATGCGGGTCCCATTGTTTTGGTAAGATGAAAATACCGGTAGAAAATTCTACAGTTTTTTGGCCTTTCATTTGAAGCCTGGCATATAACGGCGCCAATCCCGTTCTCTTAGCCTTCGCCTTGCGAACGACATAGAGAAGTTTCATAATAGATTTATTTCTCTCATATTGCCCCAAAAATAGGTCACTAGGAGGTAGTGAGGTCACTGAAAAGGTCACAGTTCACTGAATCGGGCAGGTCTTTTAGAAAAGAAAAAGCCCGAATGCAGGGCGTTCGGGCTATAAATTAGATTTCAAGTGCGCACGAGAAGATTCGAACTTCCACACCAGTTAAGGCACTGCCCCCTCAAGACAGCGTGTCTACCAATTCCACCACGTGCGCGTAGAGGAGCACAAAATTAGAAAAATTGTCATAGTACACAATGCTTTTTTCAGCATTTTAGTGTATACTCTCATTAATCATATATTCAATACAAAAAATATGTATCAATACATCCAATATGAAACTCAAGATGGGCTGGCCACCATCACTTTGAACCGTCCGGAAGTATACAATGCCCTGAATCAAGGTATTAAAGAAGAGCTTTTACAGGCTTTCAAAGAAGCTGAGCATAATCCTGAAATTAGGGTAGTGGTGCTGGCCGGTGCAGGCAAGGCATTCTGTTCGGGGCAGGATCTGAAATCCGCGCAGCAGGAGATGCAGGGAAAATCCTATGCAACTGCTATACGCGCCTACTATAACCCCCTGATCCTTCAGATGAGGCAGATGCCTAAGCCTATCATTGCCCGGATTCATGGCATTGCTGCGGGAGCAGGCTGTTCTCTGGCTTTAGCCTGTGATGTGCTGGTCGCCTCCGAAGAAGCTATTCTTAGTGAACTTTTTGTAGGCATAGGCCTGGTGATGGATTCCGGTTCAACTTATTTTTTGCCCCGCATGATCGGTAGCCTTAAGGCGTTTGAACTGGCAACGCTAGGCACACAAGTACAGGCTGCAGTAGCGCTTGAGTTGGGTTTAGTCAATAAAGTGGTACCCGAAGACTCACTGGATCAGGCAGTTCACACGTATGCCGAAGGCTATCTGAATGCCCCTTCAGCCACTGTAGGCCTGATCAAAAAGATGCTGTATCAGTCTGCCAATATGAACCTGGAAGAAGTGCTGGAACTGGAAGCTGAATATCAGGATAAAGCAGCAGTTACCCAGGATCACCAGGAAGGAATTCGGGCATTCATGGAAAAAAGAGACCCGGTCTTTAAAGGAAAATAAGTGTGTGCTATGAAAACCTTTGATATTAAGCTTTTATTCTTTTTACTATCGTTCCTCCCTATTTCTCTCTCTGCTCAAGATATGAGTAATCCTGCCAAACAGCAGAATCTTGATAATCTTGCTAAAGATGGATACAGTGGCATGGTCCAGACTTATGATACCCGATACGAAGGCGTCAAAGGAAGCCCTTACCTCACAAAAAATTGGTTAGAAGGAAAAGTGGAACTGGAAGAGGGAAGAAGTATTACTAACATTGAGCTATTGTATAATGTGTATACGGATGAGTTGATTGGCAGGAATAAGGGTAAAAAACCGGTGGTCATTGACAGAGGAATGGTACGCTCATTTACAATGGGTAAAAAGGACAATGCCAATATGGGTGATTTTATCAAAGTAGACTATCTGGATTATCAACTTGAAGATGTCAAAGAGCATCAGTATGTACAGGAATTATATAAAGGCGAGACTGCATTGTATGCGGTCAATAAGAAATTACTGAAGAAAGCCAATTATGAAGGGGCTTATAGTGCCGGTGAAAAGTATGATGAATTTTCTGCCTTACAGGCTGACTATTATTTTGTAAACCCCGAAGGAGAAGTGTATAAATTCAAACCCAATAAGCGCTCAGTGGTAAGGGCTATGAAAGATAAAAAAGAAGCCATTAGTAATTATATTGAAGTGGAAAATTTAAATCTCAATGAAAGGGACGATCTCGTGAAGTTGGTCATGTATTACGAGATTCAGCAAAAGGACTAGCGGCTAATTGCTGTAGTAACTGTAAACTGTGACAGGCGACAATCCCGGCAGTTTCTGTTCTTAGTCGGCTATTGCCCAAACTTACAGCTTTGAAACCATTTTCCACTGCCATCTTTACTTCTTTGGAGCTGAAGTCTCCCTCAGGACCAATAAGTACCACATAATTTTGCCTTGCCTGAGTGGCGTTGATCAGTTGAGGGCTTGGCTCATCGCCCAGGTAAGCAATATATTTTTCAGCTTCAGTAGCTTGCTGCTTCAGAAAACTTTGAAGGCTAATCAGGGGATGAATTTCCGGTAAGTAAGCATGTTGAGACTGCTTCATCGCACTGATGGCTTTGCGCTCCAGCCGATCCAGCTTCAGTACTTTTCTTTCAGAATTTTCGCAGAGGATAAAACTGATGTGATGCACACCAATTTCTACTGCTTTTTCCACAAACCACTCTGTGCGGTCTATGTTTTTGGTAGGCGATAGGGCAATATGAATGCTGAAGTTATCTTTGGGAATTATTGAGGTCTTGGTGATGCTGAACGTACATTTTTTATCATTGGCCTGGCTAATTACAGCTTGATAAAAATGCCCTTTACCATCGGCAATCTGAATAGAGTCACCTTCCTGTTTGCGCAGTACTTTGATACAGTGGCGTGACTCTTCTTTGTCTAAATAATGTTCTTCCTGATCAATACCAGGCTGGTAAAAAATAAACATAATAGAGTTAATGGTGATCGACTGATTCCAACTGAATATTCCTGGCAACTGCCTGCTTGATTTCTTTGAGCACAGAGGGGCCTTCGTATACAAAGCCAGTATATAACTGGATCAGACTGGCTCCGGCTTCCAGTTTTTCCAGGGCATCTTTCGCAGAAGCAATTCCTCCCACCCCCACAATAGGAATTTGTCCTCCCAATTGCTGGTGGAGATGGCGAATTACTTCGGTGGATCTCTTACGAATGGCCTGACCACTAAGTCCACCGGCACCTATGGCTTTGACTTTTGCAATGGGTGTTCTCAGGCCTTCTCTGGAAATGGTCGTATTATTGGCGATGATGCCATCCATTTTCAGTTCCAAACAGATCTCCACAATGTCATCCAACTGATGCGTACTCAGGTCCGGTGCGATCTTAAGTAAAATAGGCTTAGGAAAAGGCTTTTGCTGATTCAAAGTAATTAAATGTTGTAGCAGCGCTTTAAGGGGTTCTTTTTCCTGCAATTCTCTCAGATCGGGGGTATTGGGTGAACTTACATTTACTGTAAAATAATCCACCACTTCATAAAGTGCCTCAAAGCAGAGTTCATAATCATCTTTTGCATTGGCATTGGGCGTCACTTTGTTCTTTCCAATATTTCCGCCTACGATGATATCGGATTGTCTTTGCCTTAGCCGTTGTACCGCTGCCTCCACACCTTCATTGTTAAAACCCATGCGATTCACCAGGCTTTCATCCTGTGATAAGCGAAAAAGCCTGGGTTTGGGATTACCATCCTGTGGGCGAGGGGTAAGCGTACCTATCTCTACAAAGCCAAAACCCAAAGTCGCCATTTCATCTACCATTTCGGCATTCTTATCAAAACCGGCTGCCAGGCCCACGGGATTTCTGAATTTTAAACCAAATAATTCACGTTCCAGCTTCTGATCTTCCCATTCGTACATCATACGCAGGAAGGATGCTCCTCCCGGACTTTGATACACAGTACGCAGTAATGAGGTAGTAAAATGATGTGCACTTTCCGGTGCCATCTGAAAAAGCAAAGGTCTTATGAATTG harbors:
- a CDS encoding P-loop NTPase family protein produces the protein MPDQSLVVAKTVTPATQSNPTVLPGFQSVDQLKKSENTFKLKGDIGKLLGDLEKYMLALTIEGDQGAGKTRFTYQLANAFAGSGFNVGVFSLEMGDKSDVVRKMINSYITKHNRSRVQLTGEASEGIDTIRKHAKDFDVVIIDSWNKLDADSSEFDKLRKDFPDTIWIVIFQRTVKGTIRGGTAPLYDAGINLEAVKSDQGFEYNFVQATKNRYGETFVPYSMASKKIIRTIKLENNDTAVPA
- a CDS encoding LamG domain-containing protein; translated protein: MRIVKSTPHKLEDRTAGSQIGFNGLNQYASAGVNPNIIHAVDYFKDFTICFFLRVIEPHSEKTGNPENAWPWTMYQRFDAGSVFRYNGFGIVTSKSGAPSGKYRMRFIMGRDRPYEGYVAGEANASYHKGALYHIAVTYNSTSLFQFFVNGVKMPMHPTTKLGSGVIQGSIWDYGHPPFLLGTGLDLHNIHEYYSESNTSHFMVFNKILSHDEIKPMAKKGKIPSSARGTCVAHYPCTQPNGLQIFDTVGQYNHKKPVLLFGQETNFYIPHPDRITRLGKRYTITNNAGTATAINLDVNGALTDYENDDGVVVHVRYRTNDIWFMYARNESATTALHTQNLGNTAGEWQEAYFYWKHDYTIDVATRANVYLNFTNGGGLGSAYAVGSYIEFDFIRISKQLKPFHADLVNFTDLETGTSLSSSNQAWKDFYQNGKNYLAHHFQISNYYGTSSGHDIVFSASNHANWAIGSDDFEYYATFSASSYANMSMRPFYKPDTNWITFTVHTTAGLILEVNVGNGMYLGKIVAVQPISELFVPGNIHTVAFKKITNDAANWKLILDGRELDFIVESNTLGATVLNSVGTIRFFSNAAASFTLRAYETKFIVGNITRGHWQWNNRAGSTVTDLTGHSDITIKVPDSLELYAGGKYWRENKSDKPALINALKFTAATRTVAQISTEGNTFSNQENVSYLLSFYYPYTTFGQGTGATEFLLFHGNLASEATEPNNYVLIALRAGTTELLVQTMSTTSGGLNFVTDVKHGKGFHSIVLNLPKLSDISTQKAVLFYNGSKAGEAWYNNTDGNARIAPVDLSRFKYFAVGKNIRTTNPLDSDAYVIQTALTLDYHFSAREASQMHNNTFFSGPKLNESRFQVLLDYNRAINTNSLKNHGIIGGDAALSGFADLAGALTSINTLR
- a CDS encoding helix-turn-helix domain-containing protein — protein: MKKLRKKIPVTVEKTNTGYSAYANNYPIYTTGKTVADLLNNTVEAVNLYFEEEGMFADASNIQFDIDWQHFFQDYKIINAKLLAERIGLNASLLSQYAQGKKKPSPKQQQKILEGIHQIGQELAEMNLILR
- a CDS encoding type II toxin-antitoxin system HicA family toxin, translating into MKCSELFRILKKDGWYPISQKGSHVKMQHPTKKGIIIFPNHGSQEVGKGLEKKILKDAGLK
- a CDS encoding site-specific integrase is translated as MKLLYVVRKAKAKRTGLAPLYARLQMKGQKTVEFSTGIFILPKQWDPHGNGHIKGNDRLTDVYNHKLTEIRAEVISIHSDLERRGKRCTPSIVKSLYTGELKERATLIQAMTGYIQHRAREPELSRSTISNFGRQMKNVQRFLANRKDMKILCSEVNVRTLAKLDEYLRTEMKFKQVYCNRIIGFVKTVMDYAVLQEWIEFNSLNSYKYRRAERKKKVYLTQDELQRLIDHKFASWRLGQVAELFIFQCFTGLSYAELMHFDRSWIGVGVDTQEWIFADRQKVHGAQCEIPLFATAKNLLIKWNYKVPELDNQQYNRYLKEVAFLVGIDKHLTTHVGRKTFGNILQENGVSIESISGMYGHADTRMTRSYYVDVSAVKVAKETEAIRNL
- a CDS encoding enoyl-CoA hydratase/isomerase family protein; translation: MYQYIQYETQDGLATITLNRPEVYNALNQGIKEELLQAFKEAEHNPEIRVVVLAGAGKAFCSGQDLKSAQQEMQGKSYATAIRAYYNPLILQMRQMPKPIIARIHGIAAGAGCSLALACDVLVASEEAILSELFVGIGLVMDSGSTYFLPRMIGSLKAFELATLGTQVQAAVALELGLVNKVVPEDSLDQAVHTYAEGYLNAPSATVGLIKKMLYQSANMNLEEVLELEAEYQDKAAVTQDHQEGIRAFMEKRDPVFKGK
- a CDS encoding 16S rRNA (uracil(1498)-N(3))-methyltransferase — its product is MFIFYQPGIDQEEHYLDKEESRHCIKVLRKQEGDSIQIADGKGHFYQAVISQANDKKCTFSITKTSIIPKDNFSIHIALSPTKNIDRTEWFVEKAVEIGVHHISFILCENSERKVLKLDRLERKAISAMKQSQHAYLPEIHPLISLQSFLKQQATEAEKYIAYLGDEPSPQLINATQARQNYVVLIGPEGDFSSKEVKMAVENGFKAVSLGNSRLRTETAGIVACHSLQLLQQLAASPFAESRNT